A window of the Penaeus vannamei isolate JL-2024 chromosome 19, ASM4276789v1, whole genome shotgun sequence genome harbors these coding sequences:
- the LOC138864996 gene encoding brain acid soluble protein 1-like — protein sequence MYANVYTSSASIKSKHRTQAKIAGSKQKQQAQTSTLAASTGTKHKASSATQADASRQAGKQQDQAQAQATSANTKHRHQASSVAPADASRQAPAAEPSTSTGNKHKHQASNIARNPSRRKQTSTDNKHNQRVQASTNTNLKHQPQQQAQQAQPPSTPTAAAPAAPADASRQAAAAAAFL from the exons ATGTATGCCaatgtgtatacat CAAGTGCAAGCATCAAAAGCAAGCACCGAACGCAAGCAAAGATCGCAGGCAGCAAGCAGAAACAGCAAGCACAGACATCAACCTTAGCAGCAAGCACAGGCACCAAGCATAAAGCATCTAGCGCAACCCAGGCAgacgcaagcaggcaagcaggcaagcagcagGACCAAGCACAAGCACAGGCAACAAGCGCAAACACCAAGCACAGACACCAAGCATCAAGCGTAGCCCCAGCAGACGCAAGCAGGCAAGCACCAGCAGCAGAACCAAGCACAAGCACAGGCAACAAGCACAAACACCAAGCATCAAACATCGCTCGCAACCCCAGCAGACGCAAGCAGACAAGCACAGACAACAAGCACAATCAACGAGTgcaagcaagcacaaacaccAACCTCAAACACCAACCCCAGCAGCAAGCACAGCAAGCACAGCCACCAAGCACACCCACCGCCGCAGCCCCAGCAGCCCCAGCAgacgcaagcaggcaagcagcagcagcagcagcattcctGTGA